AGTTACAAAATCTAAAGCTTCTTTTTCATTCATTCTTAAAGCTAAGATAGTCTCTTTTATAGCATTTAAAATAAATATATTATTATTAAAAGATTTTTGCTGTTTTTCTGTCCATCTTTGTTTAGGATAGAAATAAAACTCTTCTGCTTTATTATCATATAAAGCTAATTTTTCTAATACTTTTAAAAAAAACAACTGTGTATTTTCAAAACTATTATCATATAAATAAGCTAATCTATTCCAAAAGTATTTAGAAGAATAGGTGCTATTAAGTAAGATTTCTAATTCTACAATACTCTGAGGAAGTTTTCTTTTATAGTTTCCTTTCTCATTTTTTGCAATTTTTTCAATCCATCTGGCATGTCCTTCCATAACCCAACGATTATTAAAATAAGTATAACCATAGTGAACTAAGTGAAAAAATTCATGAAGAGGTGTCAATGTATTTGGAATTAAATCTGTTGATAACTTTATACTTATTGATTTGTTTTTTTTATTTAAAATATCACTTGCAGCACCTCTTGCTTTTAAATTTATTAAATAAATATCAATATACTTAGCCCCATGGAATCTTTTTTGAGTTAAAGGGCTTTTAAAATGAAGCTTTTTATTTATCAAATCAGAAGCAAATCTTAATTTTTCATAGATACTTTCTACATAATCAGGTACTTGATTATTATTTTTATCTTCTTGATTTTTTAAAGGTAATGCATTTTTACCTGTTAAAGTATAATAAATTCTAAATTCTTCTTTTATATAAACATTCTCATTCTTTGCAAATAAAAAATAAAAAGGAAGAAAAACTAAAACTATTAATTTAATCATTACAAACCTTTAAAATATCTCCAGTTTCTATTTTCAATTCTTTTAAATCCCATTTTTTAGGGTTTTTTATCTCACTCCCCATTCCAAAATAAAAACAATTATCATACTTTTCAAAGCTTCTTGCAAAAGTTTTATATGAAAAACTTAAAATCTTGTTTATTTTATAATTATCATTTTTAAACTCAAAAGAATAAATGATATTTTTATTTTTGTCACTTACTAATACATATACTTTATTTTCTCTAACAATTATATCTCTAGGTATTTCATTTTTTTTTAACTCTACTTTATTTATTAGTAAATCATTTGAAATAAAATATAAACCAAAAGGTAAATTTTGATGATCATTATGAGTATAAGCTCCAATATACAAATTACCACTTTTTAATATTGTAGTTTTAATGATTTTAATCATTTTTTTTTCAAGTTTTGTATTAGGAAACATTCTATTCACATTTAAATCAAATCTTGAGGAAAAAATCTCTTTTTCTTTAATCCATTGAGTGATACTAAGTTCAGTAGGTACTTGTTTTTTAAAAGTTTTTATTGCAAAAAGCTTATCCTCTAAGAGCATAAAACTATAAACTCTTCCTCTACCATGTAATATCTCTTTCCACGTAGAAGCTGCTAAATCACTTATTAAAACAGCACTATTTCCTAATAATCCTATTGAAGTAAAAAGTTGTTCATCTTTTTCTACAAGATCATAGACATGTAAAGCTTTAGGAAGTGTTCTATATTTTTCCCATTTATCTTTCTCTTTTTTATAAATATTTCCATAAGTCCATTTTTGTGTTGCATCATGCCCTGGAACATATAATCTATTATTATAAACTTTGAAAATATCTATTTGTTCTTCTGCTACTTCATACTCATACTCAAACTTTTCTGTTTTTGGATTAAAACTTATAATTGTCACTCTTCCAGCATTTTGTGCAGGACCTATATTGCTACTATTTCCAGCACCTAAATATATTTTTCCTTCAAAGAATTGCATATCCCAAATATTTCTTGCATATATATTTTCATTATCTTTATAATATTTAGAGTACGGATTTCCTAAAAGTAAAACTTCTTTTGCATTTAAGTTTATAAAAAAGATTAATATAAAAAAGAAAAATAGTTTTTTTTTAATCATTATTTATCTCTTCATAAATTCTTTTTGCTAACTCTTCAGAAGAACTTTTTTCACTATCTACAGAAAAATCATAATCCATATCTTTGTGTACTCTTTCAAATTGATATTTAACCAATTTAAAGTCATTTCGTCCTCTTTTTTTCTCTCTTTCTAAAAGGGTTTTTAAAGATAAGTGTACACCAATATATTTTGCAGAAGGAAGTTTTCTTTTGGCATCTTGCTTTAAACTACTTGTTTCTAAAACATTATCTATAATTACATTAAAGCCCATGTCATACCATACTTTTGCAGTACGATGCAAGCCTTTTACTTCTTCTTTATATAAAGGCCATTTTTCAGTTGAATATTTTTTACATAATACCTTATGGAAATTATCCAAACTTAGATAAATTGTAGGTTCACTAAAATAATCTACTAAAAAAGAGCAAATTGAAGTTTTTCCACTAGAGCTAACTCCATTTAGGTAGCAGATTATATTTTTTTTCATTTTACTTTAGCCACTCACTAGCATCAATTTTAAGAATATCTCCTGTTTTTGAAGAAATCTCTTTTAAAGACCAATCTTCTCCTTCTGAAACATCTGTTCCCATCCCAAAATAAAAATCATTTTTATATAATTCAAATGATCTAGCAAAAGTATCATAATCAAAAGTAAAAAGTGTTTTTAATTTATCAATTTCTTTTGTTGTTGTATGATAAACTCTATTTTTTACACCTTTTTTTGTAGTTTTTGAGGCTAAGATATAAATATCATTTTCTCTTTTTAGAATATCATTTGCTATAAAACCTTTGTCTAAATTAATTTTTTTACTAATGATTTTTTTATCTTTTAATGTAGCAATATATATTCCAAAAGGTATTGTTTGATGACTATTGTATTTATATGCTCCTATATAAATGGCTCTTCTATCAAAACTAATAATTCTTGTTGCTCTTGAATATTTTATTTTAAATTTTGTATCAGGAAACATATCGTAAATACTAATATCATACCTTGGAATAAATTTTCCATTAATATATTGAGCTACACTAAAATAAGGTTTTGAAGTTCTTTTAAATTTTTTTAATGCAAACAATTGATCATCTAAATTCATAAAACTATAGACTCTGCTTCTTCCAATTTTTTGAATTTCCCAAGTTTTACCTAGATTTGTTGTAATACCAACTGCTGCACCTTCATAAAGACCTAATCCAGCAAAAAGTTTATTATCTTTTAATACTAAATCATAAACATGTAATGCTTTAGGTATATTTCTAAATTTTTTCCAAGAATCATCATCTTTTCGAATATAAAAATTCCCCCAATCCCAACTACCTTTTGCATCATGCCCAGGAATTAGTAATTTACTATTTAAAATCTTGAAAATATCTACTTGGTCATCATCTATTTTACCTTCACTATAAAACTTCTCTTTTTCTAAATCATATACCATTAGATTTACAGGTCCAGAGTTTTTTGAAGGTCCTTCATTAGCACTATTTCCCGCTCCAATAAAAAGTTTTTTATCATATACTTGTAAATCCCATGAATTACGAGAATATACATCTTCTGCTTTTTTATATTGTTTTGCATAAGGAGTTCCAAGATACTCTATTTTTTCAGTAATATCTTTTGCAAAAGAGATATTACTAAGTAAAATAGCAAAAAATAAAATCTTTATAATTCTCATTTGTTTACCTTTTATCTAAATTTGCTTTATATAGTTTATGCTTTTTAACAGGACAGAAAATTCTCTTTGAGTGATCTAAGCCCTTACTTAAACCTGGTCCATCATTTACTAATAGATAATCCTTATTTATTTGTAAGAATTTAAATTTTAAATAAGATTGAACTCTTGGTAAAGAAAAATCATTTTTGCCAATAAACATATTTGCTATATCATCACTCATTTTTCCTGAAAATCCAAAGGCTACTACCTTTTTATTATTTAATACTACGTATCCTTCTAAATCTTCATTATCAAAAAGATTATAATATAAAATTGCATTTCGAGTATATTTCTCATCACTTAATCGTCCATACTTAGAACGTTGAATATTAATCCATTTATCAAAAATTTCTAAGCAAGACTTCTTATATTCTAAAGAATATGGTAAAAATTCTATCTTTTCATTTTTTGCAATACTATTTAAATCTTGTCGTAGGTTTCTAAATTTTTTTCCACTAAGATTTTCATAGATAGAAGGGTCATATAAATAGTCAAAAGTTTTATACTCAAAAGTGATTTTTTTCTCCATCTCTTTTAGAATAGAAACGTCTTCTTTATCTAACCAAATAATTGAAGCTTTCTTATAACCTTTATATTTAAAAATTCTTTCAAAGGCACTATTTAATTTCTCTTTTAATAATGGTAAGGTAGGTAAATATAAAGACAATTTTGGAGGATAGGTTCTATTAAACTTATCTAATAAAAATAAATTTAAAAAATCTTTTTCTTTTTCTATTAGAATTTCTCTACTTGAAGATAAAGACCAAAAATAAATAAAAGGGAAATAGTATATCCAAGCTCTCTTTTTTTCTAAGTTTATATACTTTTTAAAATCTTTGATATCATTTACTTCTAAAGTTCTTAGTTGTCGTAAAGACTCATTTTTAGATCTCATTCTTGGTGTACTTTTAATTGTTTCTAATTTAAAACCTTCTAAATTTTTTATATATTCTATAAAAGCAGGAAGATTACTTTCAAAGATACCTTTTACACACAATAAGTCATTCTCTTTAATTTCATCCAGAACCTCATCTTTTATA
This sequence is a window from Halarcobacter bivalviorum. Protein-coding genes within it:
- a CDS encoding phosphotransferase-like protein gives rise to the protein MKKNIICYLNGVSSSGKTSICSFLVDYFSEPTIYLSLDNFHKVLCKKYSTEKWPLYKEEVKGLHRTAKVWYDMGFNVIIDNVLETSSLKQDAKRKLPSAKYIGVHLSLKTLLEREKKRGRNDFKLVKYQFERVHKDMDYDFSVDSEKSSSEELAKRIYEEINND